TCCTGCGGCGACAGATTGTTTGACGAATCCGCGGCGGGATGATGGAGGGGCTGTCTCAGTTGTTTTCATGGTTCAGTAGAAAGGGCGAAGTGAGCAGGGTAATTGTCCGGCGGAAAAAATGCCAGCATTGAATCCTTCTGGTGGGGTAAGCAGACGTGGCGTCACTTGCGGGGATAAGGCCCAAGATGCTCATGCGCGATGAGCCAGCGGCCATCGACCTTGCGCAGAATGGAGGTGCCGCGACCGCCGCCGGAGGCTTCCAGGCCGCTGATGAGGCCCTTCCAGCGAAACTCGTAGTGACAAGTGGCCACATCATCCGTGACGGCAGTCCACGCGATGTCGTGCAGGCTGAAAACCTCGTTCTCAATCAGCTTGACGGTCTTCTCGAAAGCCGCCTTGGCCGCTGCTTTGCCGACAAAGGTGTCCTCCGTGAAAATGAACACGGCATCCTCGGTGACACACGGTGCGATCTGCGCCCACGAGTGCGTGTTGAGCTTTTCGATGTAGGTCGTGAGAGCCGTTTCGTGGTTCATGATGGTGTCAGCCGCTGAGAGTGGTGGGAGCAGGGAGAGGAGGGCGCAGGCGATGGATTTCATGAGATGAGCGTAGCTTCGATTGGCAATCGAATCATGGGTCGGACGGCTTCGATTGCCAATCGAAGCTACGGTGCCGCCGTGCCTTCCAATAGGCCGCAAGGTGGTAAACGAGACCACAACTGGCGTTGTGTGTGTAATCGAAGCTGCCGAGGAGATTTTGAAGCGAGGTTTTCTCTTCGGCGGTGAGTGTCGGTGAATCGCCCATGAGCAAAATGAGCGCGGATTCGCCCGCTTCACGCGTCAGATGCCAGATTTCTCGAAACGGTCCCCACTGCGGGTTCGGGTAGCCTTTTTGGTTCTTCCACTCGGGAACCTTGCGCCAGTCGGGGCCGAGCATTCGCATGTCCTCGGGACTCTTTTTCGCGATTTTGGCCAGGACGCTGATGAAGCGCTTCGCGGCCAGATCGCGGACGTGGATCATGCGCTGGTGAATCGTGGCTTTGAGCGCCGCATCGGGTTCCAATGCGTGGAGCACCTCCAACGAGCACTGCATTTGCAGCAAGGCGTAGGCGGGCTTCTGCTCGCCGGGATTGGCGGACTGCTCAATGGCATCGGCGGCATACTTTCGCCATTGCTCGCGATACCGCTCCTCGCGCGTCACGTCCCACGCGGTGGCGTAGATCATCGGCAGTCGCGCCGCTTCATGCGGCTGCACGTTCCACATGCGACAGATGCCCAGCGGGCAGCGCGTGCCATCGGCGCGAAGGAAGTCGTAATCGTTCTCTGGCGTGACGGTCTCGATCATCCGCTCGGCCACATCGGCGAGGATGACGCGGATTTGCGGCTTCGTGGTCTCATCCGCCAGCGGGCTGTGAAAATACTGCCACAGGCCGTGGACGAAGTGCGTCACCTGATCGCGTGACGAGTTGATGTAAACGCTCTTCGCGTCTTCAGGGCAGACGTTGCGGGCCACATAGCCGCGCACGCCATGCACGGTGACGCACCGTTTGAGTCCAGCGAAAACGTTCGCAGCTTTCTCGCGCAATGATTCATCCTTCGTGACCTCAAATCGGTCACACAGCACGCTGAGCATCGCACCGCCAAGGATCGCGCCGTCTTCCATGCCGGTGCTGTAGCCGCAGGGATTTGGATACTGGCGCTTCACCTCCTCCGCAGTTGGCAAATGGGCTTGTTCTTTGCCTTTGTCATAGCTGCTGAGGTAGTCGCCAAAAGTCTGCACCTGCGGCAGATAAAAGCGTGTCCAGACCATGTCCCAGGCTCGCTCGATGTTCGAAGCGACTTCCTGCGCATGAGTGAGTGCGGCGGAGATCAGGAGCAGGTTGGCGATGAGGAAGCTTTTCATGGGAGAAGACGGCAGACGAGCCGCGTTGAAAGCATAGCCATGATGAAACACCCCACACGTCGAAAACTGCTCCAGGTCGCCATCTCCGGTGTCTCGGGCCTCTGGGCCGGAAATCGTCTGCACGCAGCGGAGGCTGATCCACGCGTGCGCGGACCCTTTCCGATCCTCTCGACACCGTTCACCGAATCTGGCGCGGTGGACTATGAGGTGCTGGCGAATCAAGCCCGCTTCGTGGACTGGGGCGGCTGTCCCGGCATGATCTGGCCGCAGTCGGGCGATAGTGTGGACCTCTTAACCATGGACGAAAAACTGCGCGGCATGGAGGTGCTGGCGGAGACTTCACGCGGATTCAAGACATCAGCGCTTTGCCTTGGTGTGCAGGGCAAAGACACGGAAGAGATGCTCGTGTATGCCCGACATGCTGAAAAGCTCGCGCCCACCGCCATCATCTCGCGTCCGCCGGACTCGGGACGCACGGAAGACGACCTGCGGCAGTATTGGCGTGAGCTGGCGAAGATTGCGAAGAGGCCGGTGCTCTTCCAAACAACCGGTGGTGTGGCTTACAAAGGCCCGGTGCCTTCCGTGAAGCTCATGATTGAGTTGGCGAAGGAGTTTCCCCACTTCGGCTACATCAAAGAAGAAGCCGCGCCCATCATCGCGCGCACTAAGGAGCTGTGCGCCGCTAAGCCCACGATCCGCCGCGTTTTTAGCGCCCGTGGAGCCCATGGCTGGCTCTACGAGTCCCACCTCGGCACCGAAGGACTCATCACCGAACGCGCTGTCTATGCCGACGTGCTCACCCGCATCTGGGATCTCATGCAAAGCAGCAAAGACCCCGACACCGTTCGCGACATCTACGCGAAGCTGCTGCTCCTCTTCAATCTCGGCCAGCATCTCCCCGGCGGCGACCTGCGCGGCTTCCAGCTTCACCTGTGGAAGAAGCGCGGTGTCTTCAAAAACATGATCTCCCGCCAATACGGCCCGAATCGCAGCATTCCGGACAAACCGATCTTCTCCGAACTGAATCTGACAGCCGATGAGATCGCCGAGATCGACTTCCGCTTTGAAGCGCTGCGGCCGTATTTGAAGGCAGAGCGGAGGTAGCGCGAGCAAAGTGATTTCACGGGATCCAAACTGTGGGAGGCGCTGTGGCGGACACCCTCTTCTCCCGATTGATGTCCAAAAACAGTTCACCATCGACAGAGGAGTGATGTATGGACACTGCTTGCCCTCAAGCTCATGACAGCCACAAACGCATCTCAAAATCTACGACAGACTATTCTGTCCTTGTTTCTCCTTTGCGTGATCTCGCTGTCAGTGCGTGCTGAGCAAGACCAAGTAGCGATGCTACTCCACGAGCGCACTTGCGCAACTCTTCAGGGGCACTTGGAACAATACGTTCTGGATGTGGAAACACGCTTCCCGGTGAAATTGCAGGTCATCAAAGGCCAATGGAAAACGCCCGAAGAGGTCCGTGAGGCCATCAAGAGCCTGCATCGCGAAAAGGCCATTTCGGGCGTCATCCTCGTCGGTGCGATGCCGATGCATCGTTTCTTCATGCACGAGCATGCCAATCCGAATCCGGTGTATTTTGAAGACTTTGAGCTGCGGTTCGTGGATAAGAACAAGGACGGCGTGGACGACGCCTACGAGGGCAAACCTCAACTCAAGCTTTGGGTCGCCAACATCCGTGCGAGCGAGAAGGAGCGAGATGACGACCTTCCCGGCCTGCGCCGTTTCTTTGCCAAAACGCACGACTACTACACCGGCAAGGCGGTGCCGGAACTCCGCACCCTCTTCTTCAGCACCGACGTCAGCACGACCGATTGGACGGGGCCGGGTGATTGGTTTAAGCGGCGCGGTGGCACCCGTTTTTCCGAGCCAGGGGATGTGACGTTGTTGACGGGAAAGGCATGCACGCACCAAGCCGCCTTGGAGGCATTCAAGAAGCACAGTTACTCGCTCACATGCGTGGGCGTTCACTCGGATGAAACGGGTCACGCCTTGGCTGATGAGGATCTCATGGCGCATGAGATCGCCGACTTTAAAACCGGATCGCTCATCACGATCAACCATGGATGCTTCACCGCGAACTGGAACAAGACCGAACACGA
Above is a genomic segment from Prosthecobacter sp. containing:
- a CDS encoding nuclear transport factor 2 family protein, with product MKSIACALLSLLPPLSAADTIMNHETALTTYIEKLNTHSWAQIAPCVTEDAVFIFTEDTFVGKAAAKAAFEKTVKLIENEVFSLHDIAWTAVTDDVATCHYEFRWKGLISGLEASGGGRGTSILRKVDGRWLIAHEHLGPYPRK